The sequence gGCGAGGGGGAAGCTAGGAGAGGGGAACCACATTacaaggattaaaaaaaaagaactagagAAGTCACCTATGGCTTAAATACAattatatgcattttttttggtaCAATGATATGTACATTGAAGGCAGAAATCTATGGTGGTGAGATACTTATTGTACTACATATAACTGTTCCTTGTTTTTTGGGGGTGAATAGGGAGgagtgttttattttttttaacaattctGAACCAAAAATAGTCATTTGTGCTATACAGCACCCTGTGAATATATGCCCAAAAATTACAACTCTTCACGCATCTATGGCTTCACGATACACTTGGTGATAGAATTGCGAGAAAAAACTAGTCAACTGTGCTAATTTAAGATGCTACAACTAAATATAGTTAATGACCATGGTAGCCTGATATATGTTTAATTAATTCTAGAAGATGCAGTTGATAACAATTGTATAGTCAACACAACCTGATAGCGTGCTAGTTTTCTTTTAGCGCGCACTCGCTTGCATTACCACATCGATTACTAAATACTAGGTCTGTACATTTGCATCTGTAAATTTCCACAATTTATGTTATCTGTCAGGTAATTGGGATTGATGcgtccattaaaaaaaaaactaatcaaccCGAGTGTTCATGCTGGACTGTCGAACAGAAGGAATTTCATCGCTTACAGCTGCGTTGACAACACTCAAATTTGCAGGCGTAGTACAAATTACAATTACACATGCCCACATTGCATTTAGATCAGAATGACAATAAGTAGACTGTCTGTAACGTAATTGGCACCCAGAATAAACTGGTGGTTCCTAATTCGCGTGGTCAACGAGTTCTTTTTAATATAATCATTCAAGGCGGCAATCCATTTTGGATTGTGAGTTAAGAGCTGCTTAAATCCGATGGGCAAAGCATCAAGATTATCCAACCATTGGTTACGCATAATTAACCAATCAATTTGGCCAAAGCCCATAGGATTCTTCTCCATGTATCGATGGATCACACAATAGATCAAGTAAAAGAAAGAACAAATGCTGCAAGATATCACCTTGACGTTTTTGTTAGCATATGCACCCCGTCCCCAGTGGTCCTAGAGTTGGATAAACCCAACACATATCCTTTTCTCCATGCAGATTCACGATATACTCACATTGCCTTCTCTTCGATGCCACTGCACTCTTCTCATGATGCAAAATTGTTACTACCACAGTTTTACAAAATGCTGAGCTGTCTGAAAAAAACTCTGAATGTGTGATGCTGCTCTGATACATGGCTCCTATGAACAGATCGGTCAATAAAAGTTTAGGCAATTTAACCACAGCCACTCTCATTCTCATCATGTATCAGAGGAAATGCTGAAAGCTATAGAATCTGCGATGctgctctgaattctgaaacatttttttcttggtaCGGGTACTTATGAgagcaggtttaatagtatagttaaCTACTGATTCCAAATCATATGTAGTCATTTTAAtaatcaattcatacaatagttatctccaaacatatactacataattaatatctAGTTTCACATATCATACACATATGTATCTTATAGTCCGTGCTGcagttggctacaaatctatagctccactgctcttctctcttacaTCTTATCTTCTTGAAATGTGTTTATGGTTGGCTTATATCCTACTATTGTACATCCTCTGATTCTCTGAATATCTGTCTACTAGACCAGTAGTAATAAGTTGACTAGTGGTGCTGTGGAGGCAATTTAACCACGGCCGCCCAGGCGGCGAGGCAGGCAAGCAGGCGAGGCGCCCCCCGGGCGTGCGTTGTCGCTTGCGGCGTCTCCTCCGCGATGGCTAGGTGCAAAGATTGCGAAGACGCAGTACGCGTTTGGCTCCATCGCCTTGTACGCGACGGTGGCGCACGCCCGTGTCCGGCACCGCgcgctcgccatcgccatcgctgcGTACGTACGTAAAAGCCAAGGCGAGAGCGTCCAAGCGGAAAAAGCCTGTGCCGCCGTGGCGTCACCTGTACAGTCGACCAGTCGTGTCTCTCCCTCCCGTGTCCgtgctcgctgctgctgctcgatgGGTATAATTCCTAGTGccgatagctagctagctgctcgtTACATTTTCGCTAGCCCTAGTCCTCCTTACAAGGGACAACCTGtcgttgtttttttaagaaacatggTACAATTGCAAGCAATCGTAACACGCATACACTTATCTCTATAACACGCGTACACCATATTCCGAGTATATCAGAAGACTGAGCTAATATATCTTAAAATTGACGAAATTACCACCGATGCCTCGTGTCAATGTGTACATCGCTCTAcaactaaaagaataattaccCGTAAATACGAGCATCCGTTTTTCATTTTGTTACTGCTACGATGGTTGTGTGATTTGTAGAGTTCATTAACCTTGTGAGCCGAAATGACCATGCTGCGTCATGTATGCTTCGGGGTTGGGTAGTTTGGGGTGGGTGTGGTGGTCAGTTTTATGGCTCGTGATGCGGTTAATATGGTGCAACCACCACCAACGTGATAGTTTGCCGGGCTAAGCCCAGCGATCgatccttctcttcttcccggGGGGCAATTGGGCCACCATTTTTGTGTTTTGACACTCGTGAGGAGCGTAATGTGATGCAACTACCAGCCAAGAAGGGGTTTGGCTGGCCTTGCAGCATGATGAGCTCGTGTGTACCCTACCAAGGAAGCTGGCTCCACATTGTGAAGATGACGAGTAGTAGATGAGAGTATGTACATGTGCTCCATTGGTACAAGCATAGCATCCATAATTGCTCGTGAGAAGTTTCAAGCGATTCAACAACCAAAGTAGCTAGCACTCGGAACAAAGAATGGAACAAAAATGATCTGGTTTGGGTTAGTGAATTGCATTCTTTGGATCAGCAGGAGTAGAGTGTGCACTGGTCCATTTAGTCATTTACAAATCAAGAGGCATGGAAATGCCTGGGCCTTCATGCCATGTGCTTTGTTTGCAAAGATGGCTTGACTACTATTACTAGAGGAACTGGAGTTATTTCTCGTGAGGAACGTTATATGGTGTAACCACCAGACGAACTAGCTGGTTGGATAATTGGATGTAATCAAGTATACACTAGCTTACTCTTTTACCTCTAGTGGCCTGGTGATGTTGCTCTTTTATTGATCTTCACATTTATTTTCTTCACTGCAAAACTGCAAATTTTACGCTGCATTAAAAGATAGAGTATATATAATGCATTCTACAGTATATATAATCCTAACCAGGGTTTACTTTATCATTTTAACCGATTTGATAGAAGGTCACCGATATACCAAgaattccaaaattttaaataaaagttagttaaatttgaacaaatattaccaaaattcgtgaaaaaattaaaacaaggaAATATTTCGGCTAAAATAGTATTGTATTGGAGGggtccgaaatgaccgaaatttccaaccctgatCTTTGACATTTCTCCTTTCGCAGAAATACTCCTTGACCAATCGGAACAACTGCTGCAATGCTCTAATGCTCTGCAAGTAGAGCTACTACGTACCTCTGTTCAATCAGATCATCAGGCAATCGATCAGCAACGTACGCACGCAGGATGCAACCCGTGAGAAGAATAATGCTGTGTAGCTACCAGTGGTAGTCTTGTATTGGATCGGCTCGGCTTCCACATTGATTCAGGCTCAGCCAGCCACATCCGTACTGAATTCACCACACTTGAAGTCGATCTTGAACACACTGAGAATTAGCATGCGCGTCACGTAGGTTAATTGAATGGGAGGCAACATTTAGTGCTCGTGACGGGCGTAACGCGGCGCAGCAACCGGTCGACGTAGAGCTGCATGGTCGTCTCGTCCGTCAGATTGCGAACGATTTTAGAGCGGAGTAGTACTTGGCGTGGTAGACAGATCGGTCGCCGTGTGATCCGTGTGACCCTGTCGCCCCGTGCCCAACATGCGCTGGTCCCGTCAATCTTGGAGAGCGCAacccaaccaaccaaaccaacaGGATCATTACGGCTccgtttggtagggctccaaactccaactccacTCCTACTCCAGTGGGAGCTAGCTCATGTTGGAGTTGGAGACTAGTTGAGAAGTGTTTAGCTAGTTTTCAGCTCtagatctgaaaaaaattgcaaaaaaaagttgaaaaaaaaaggaaacctaGCCGCCGGCAGCCCAATCCCagggcgccgcccgccgccggtggcgcgtcGTCGCCACCCGTCGCTGGCCGACCGCCTCCCGCGTGTCGTCGCCGCGTGCCCCGCCCGCCGTCGTCCGGACGCCTCCCGCGCGTCGTCGCAGCGCGCGCCGCCCACTGCCCGACGGCCGCTGCCCGCTAGCTCGCTACCCACTGCCCACGTGTCGCCCCGTCGCCCTGCTACCGTCGtgtgcctgccgccgccgccgcctgctagctcgccgccggccgcccgcacgtcgtcccgccgccgccgatgccgcggGATAGCACtgaccggagcgccgccgccgcgccctccacTGCAGCAACCGACGCCATCGCCCCCgatccctcttcctcctccgccgccgtggccaacatcgcctgccgccgccgacgccgcccaccaccgcccgccgcaGCTATTGGGACTCGGGAGAaagatgggggaggagaggaggtgagcaGGGGTAGTTCAATggtatttttatgtaaatacactaaagaattaaagggtagtgggtcttttagggtggagtggagctgtggagcagcaaaaaAACCAGCTCCACCCCCGTAGTACAATTTTGTGGAGCAGCTCTCCCAACTCCGCTCCCAAAAACGGAGTATCTGGACTGTTTGACACAACTCCAGCTccaggtaagttggagttgggagctgGAGCAGTGCCAAACGGGgccatttgtcgataaattttcatctaaaaatttaacagataaaattatagtataatcgtgatgtaattacattgtaactcaCTTATGTTTAAGTTTCAAAAATCTCTTCGTAACATTCTATTTCGGTAAAACGGAGGTCGTGGAAACGAATCCTCTCATATGTGTGCGCGTAGTGACTTTTTTCCTCCTCCATTTGCACAAATCTTGAAACAAATCTAACGGTTCAAAATTATGtgcaagttatattatagttacatataagttacattaTGATTATACTACGATTAAACTGTAATTATATCTGTTCACAGCGTCTTCACGTGACGCCGCGAGATAGTTATCAACCGCGGCCCCCGTAAACGGCCCAATCACGCGCGCACGGCTCGGCCCGCGAGGCGTCGAGACGAGAGGATTCCTCGCGTTTTCGCCGATTCGGCCCGCGCGCACACGCGGCGCGTCGTCTCACGCACGCatcggtctctctctctctctctctctctctctctctctctcggtgactcttccgccgcctgcgccgcggcgCGAGCCGCCATGGCGAGGCGCGCgaggctccggctccggctcgtCCGCGCCCTCGCCACGGCCTCCGCGTCCGGATCGcctgcggcgccgcggccggcgaggcaAGCGGCGCCCTACCTGGCGGTGCTCCACCGCCGcgggagggcggaggcggcggcgtgcctgaaccgccacctccgcctgcTCCCGCTCGGGGAGGCGACCTCGCTCCTCGACGCGCTCCCGTCCGTCCGCGACGCCGTCTCCTACAACACCGTGCTCACCGCGCtctgccgccgcggccaccacgaCCGCGCGGGCGCGCTGCTCCGCGCCATGTCCCTGGAGCCCCACCCGGCGTGCCGCCCCAACGCCGTCTCCTACACCGTCCTCATGCGCGCGCTCTGCGCCGACCGCCGCGCGGACCAGGCCGTCGGGCTGCTGCGGTCCATGCGGTCCGCCGGCGTCCGCGCCGACGTGGTCACCTACGGCACCCTCATCCGTGGGCTGTGCGACGCCGCGGAAGTGGACAAGGCTGTGGAGCTGATGGGCGAGATGTGCGAAAGTGGCATCGAGCCTAACGTGGTGGTGTACAGCTCTTTGCTCCAAGGGTATTGCAAGTCTGGGCGGTGGGAGGATGTAGGCAAGGTGTTCGTGGAAATGTCCGAGAAGGGAATAGAGCCAGATGTGGTGATGTACACTGGGTTGATCGATAGCCTTTGTAAAGTGGGGAAGGCAAAGAAGGCGCACGGGGTGATGGACATGATGGTGAGGAGGGGGTTGGAGCCAAATGTGGTTACGTACAACGTGCTCATCAATTGCATGTGCAAGGAAGGTTCAGTGAAGGAGGCAATCGGTGTGCTGAAGAAGATGTCCGAGAAGGGAGTGGCGCCGGATGTTGTGACATATAACACACTGATCAAGGGGCTCTCGGATGTGCTCGAGATGGATGAAGCAATGTGGTTGCTTGAGGAGATGGTTCGAGGTGAGAATATAGTTAAGCCTAATGTGGTGACATTCAACTCGGTTATACAGGGCCTTTGTGATATTGGTAGGATGAGGCAAGCGTTCCAAGTCCGTGCGATGATGGAAGAGACTGGGTGTATTGTTAACTTGGTGACATACAATCTGCTGATTGGTGGACTCCTTAGAGTCCACAAGGTAAGGAAGGCTATGGAGCTGATGGATGAGATGACTAGTCTAGGGCTGGAGCCTGATTCATTCACCTATAGTATACTGATAAAGGGTTTCTGCAAAATGTGGCAAGTTGACCGTGCAGAAGATCTTTTATCTACAATGAGAGATCGTGGGATAGAACCTGAGCTATTTCACTATATTCCTTTTCTTGTAGCCATGTGTGAACAGGGTATGATGGAACGAGCGAggaatttgttcaatgaaatgGACAACAACTTTCCACTAGATGTGGTTGCATATAGCACTATGATCCATGGTGCTTGCAAAGCAGGGGACTTGAAAACTGCGAAAGAGTTGCTTAAGAGCATGGTTGATGAGGGACTGACTCCTGATGCTGTTACATATTCTATAGTAATCAATATGTTTGCTAAATCTGGAGACATGGAGGCGGCAAATGGTGTGCTTAAACAGATGACAGCAAGTGGCTTTTTGCCTGACGTTACCGTATTTGATTCACTGATCCAAGGTTATAGCACAAAAGGAGAGATAAACAAGGTTCTCGAGTTAATTCGGGAAATGATAACAAAGAATATAGCACTTGATTCAAAAATTATTTCCACTCTTTCCACTTCTCTGGTTGCAAGCAATGAAGGCAAAGCATTGTTGCAGAGCTTGCCTGATTTCAGTGCAGAAATATCAAAAGGCAACATCAATTCACCCCAGGAGTTAATGAAAGTGTTGCATAATGTGTGCCcccaaacaaattaaacctgGTGTTGAGCCTCTTTCATGTTCTCCTGCGCAGGTAGCCTTCATTCCTTCATATTTGAGATTTAAAATATGTTCCTTTGTTCTAGATCTGCCTATAGTTTGTACATAGTTCTGTCCATTCCCAAATCATAGGTGTTATTTGATTTCGGCTGCAGATATTAAATTTGGCACATCTCTATCAGATGTAGTTAGTAGTTACTGCGTGTCATGCGTCCATTTTCCTCGTGGTTATTTCAGTAGGTTCTTAATTTAGTCTTTGCTTCTCTGTACCAATGCAGGCTATATCATTCAAAGCTGTCAGCAATCAGCAATTGCACAAGAGAGCAAAACTAAATCTGGGTACATTTGCCGGATCGTTGGCTAGCTGGAGTCATCGAAATTCACAGGCAAATATGATCATTTGCCACTCTTTAGATTGCCACCTGCCACCCAGTGAGGCTGTGACAATGACACGGGGGGTCGATGACATATGGGCTAGGATGGAAAAACATCAAATTCCCAATCTAAGAGTAGCAAATCATCAATTTTGGGATGAGGATTTAGGATATAGCAACTTGCAAGTATATAGGAGACAGGAAGTCCATGTCCAGCAAGTATCAGATGGGCATGATTCACGGCAGTACGGATGACTATTTTCAAGGGCTAGCATGATACCAGCATCAAAGGCCAGGAAGCAACGAACTTGAAAGTTTCGTTTCAAACTCGATAATGACACGCTACTGTGTCATCTGCTGCCGACATCTCCATGGTCTTGGTGCCAGAGCTGGACTTCACCTGCTCGGGTCCTGAAGAGGTGGCATCTGTGCTTCCAAGGGCTTGTTCTCCATTGATTGATCTAGCGTGTATGCAGCCTTTTCTAACTGGGATGAAGAGTTGAGATTGTTTTTCTTGTCCCTGGTATTGTTAATTTGATACGCAAATTATTTTGACGTTGTAGTGGTATGGCAAAAAGTATCTCTTTTACGGTACACAAATTTTCTCAAGAGACTGGCATGCTTCGTAGTCACTACTCAAATACTCAATGATGATACCAAACGGTTATTCTCGTTGCAATTGCCGAAATGAGTTGCAATGGCAACTTTTATGTCCAAATGCGGCCGTTTGCAAttggaaaaagagaagaagaaaagacgCTGCTTTGCAGATTGTTCGGCGATGTATACTCCACCGCAGTACATCTCCGAACGATTTCcctgtggaataagttcactggaggtccctcaacttaacaacgagatttatttaggtccctcaaccacaaaaccagaaatgttcgcccctaaactcattcaaaccgttcaccggaggtccctcaacttaacaacgagatttatttaggtccctcaaccacaaaaccagaaatgttcgcccctaaactcattcaaaccgttcaccggaggtcccttggCAGTATATGTGGGTTGTTTCgctaacgtggcatcctagtcagaaaaaattaaaaatttttcgtggggcccacatgtcagctgcggtttattgtttcttctcttttctctcctcttctctttcctctcctctttctttgCCGACGGCGGGCGCGGCGATGGGCGAGCGCGCGGCTGGAATAGGTGGAGGGGCGGCGTC is a genomic window of Oryza glaberrima chromosome 7, OglaRS2, whole genome shotgun sequence containing:
- the LOC127778240 gene encoding pentatricopeptide repeat-containing protein At4g28010-like, with product MARRARLRLRLVRALATASASGSPAAPRPARQAAPYLAVLHRRGRAEAAACLNRHLRLLPLGEATSLLDALPSVRDAVSYNTVLTALCRRGHHDRAGALLRAMSLEPHPACRPNAVSYTVLMRALCADRRADQAVGLLRSMRSAGVRADVVTYGTLIRGLCDAAEVDKAVELMGEMCESGIEPNVVVYSSLLQGYCKSGRWEDVGKVFVEMSEKGIEPDVVMYTGLIDSLCKVGKAKKAHGVMDMMVRRGLEPNVVTYNVLINCMCKEGSVKEAIGVLKKMSEKGVAPDVVTYNTLIKGLSDVLEMDEAMWLLEEMVRGENIVKPNVVTFNSVIQGLCDIGRMRQAFQVRAMMEETGCIVNLVTYNLLIGGLLRVHKVRKAMELMDEMTSLGLEPDSFTYSILIKGFCKMWQVDRAEDLLSTMRDRGIEPELFHYIPFLVAMCEQGMMERARNLFNEMDNNFPLDVVAYSTMIHGACKAGDLKTAKELLKSMVDEGLTPDAVTYSIVINMFAKSGDMEAANGVLKQMTASGFLPDVTVFDSLIQGYSTKGEINKVLELIREMITKNIALDSKIISTLSTSLVASNEGKALLQSLPDFSAEISKGNINSPQELMKVLHNVCPQTN